A window of the Desulfovibrio sp. Fe33 genome harbors these coding sequences:
- a CDS encoding Trm112 family protein has product MPLEKELLDILACPKCKGALTLTPAGDGLACPACGVVYPVKDDIPIMLVDHAVPEKDWTGSK; this is encoded by the coding sequence ATGCCCCTCGAAAAAGAACTGCTCGACATCCTGGCCTGCCCCAAGTGCAAAGGCGCGCTGACGCTCACGCCCGCCGGGGACGGCCTCGCCTGCCCCGCCTGCGGGGTGGTCTATCCGGTCAAGGACGACATTCCCATCATGCTCGTGGACCATGCCGTCCCCGAAAAGGACTGGACCGGCTCCAAGTAG
- a CDS encoding peptidase U32 family protein, which yields MPDTSPFIPELLAPAGNMEKLETAILYGADAVYLGGEGLNLRAGAGGFDRQALEQAIQRAHRAGVKVYYTLNVYPRQSHMKALREQIDFLGELRPDAVIAADPGVIRLLRRELPEIPVHISTQANTSNAEAVRFWQENGAKRVNVARELRSAELAEMLDACRKQMPTMELEVFMHGAMCMAVSGRCYMSALLNDRPGNLGQCSHPCRYEYRPTSISFEERTRPGENLWEIREYSAGLTEEFTFDAPEDFAFSSPDKDGPASQPPADRALSAALDTDAWTKFFAAEDLCLLHYIEWFRRMKVASLKIEGRTKSSAYLAQVVDAYKTALTHAANGRFQPEIYLDELVNAASRPLTTGFFDPANRGAIALPPDDTEKRPVLARVLAPLASGRWLVQTKARWDASQGVEILVPGLLRPAIAANDYGLVDEKGQGIDVSHPGQRAILICDHPDIKNGLFLRKPWDMNRID from the coding sequence ATGCCAGACACCAGCCCGTTCATACCGGAACTGCTCGCCCCCGCAGGCAACATGGAAAAACTCGAGACCGCCATCCTCTATGGCGCGGATGCCGTCTATCTGGGCGGCGAAGGTCTCAACCTGCGCGCCGGAGCGGGCGGGTTCGACCGTCAGGCCCTTGAACAGGCCATCCAGCGCGCGCATCGGGCCGGGGTCAAGGTCTACTACACCCTCAACGTCTACCCGCGCCAGTCCCACATGAAAGCCTTGCGCGAGCAGATCGATTTTCTCGGCGAGCTTCGGCCCGACGCGGTCATCGCCGCCGACCCCGGCGTTATCCGGCTGCTGCGGCGTGAGCTTCCCGAAATTCCTGTGCACATCTCCACCCAGGCCAACACCTCCAATGCGGAGGCCGTGCGTTTCTGGCAGGAAAACGGGGCCAAGCGCGTCAACGTGGCCCGCGAGCTGCGTTCCGCCGAGCTGGCGGAGATGCTCGACGCCTGCCGCAAGCAGATGCCCACCATGGAGCTTGAGGTCTTCATGCACGGGGCCATGTGCATGGCCGTGTCCGGACGCTGCTACATGTCCGCGCTGCTCAACGACCGGCCCGGGAACCTCGGGCAATGCTCTCATCCTTGCCGATACGAGTACCGGCCCACGTCCATCTCCTTCGAGGAGCGTACCCGGCCCGGCGAAAACCTTTGGGAAATCCGCGAATATTCCGCCGGACTGACCGAGGAATTCACCTTCGACGCGCCCGAGGATTTCGCGTTCTCCTCACCGGATAAGGACGGCCCCGCCTCCCAGCCCCCGGCCGACCGCGCCCTGTCCGCCGCCCTGGATACCGACGCTTGGACCAAGTTCTTCGCCGCCGAGGACCTTTGTCTGCTCCACTACATCGAGTGGTTCCGGCGCATGAAGGTCGCTTCCCTCAAGATTGAAGGCCGCACCAAAAGTTCAGCCTACCTCGCCCAGGTGGTGGACGCCTACAAGACCGCCCTCACCCATGCGGCCAATGGACGTTTCCAGCCCGAAATATATCTCGACGAGTTGGTCAACGCCGCCTCCCGGCCCCTGACCACCGGGTTCTTCGATCCGGCCAACCGGGGCGCAATCGCCCTGCCGCCGGACGACACCGAAAAACGTCCCGTCCTGGCCCGCGTCCTCGCTCCGCTGGCCTCCGGCCGCTGGCTCGTCCAGACCAAGGCCCGCTGGGACGCATCGCAAGGCGTTGAAATCCTCGTGCCCGGTCTGCTCCGCCCCGCAATCGCCGCCAACGATTACGGCCTTGTGGACGAAAAAGGCCAGGGTATAGATGTCTCTCACCCCGGCCAACGCGCCATCCTCATCTGCGATCACCCGGATATCAAGAACGGCCTGTTTCTGCGCAAGCCCTGGGATATGAACCGAATCGACTAG
- a CDS encoding PHP domain-containing protein, with product MSIDLHTHTTASDGTLTPTELIRLAADSGLDAIAVTDHDTFQGVAEAMEAGRRFGVEVIPGTELSLESPEGAGWIHVVALWLPERADELQKALDWVIEGRAERNHKIVDKLRTLGVNITYEAVAARATGTIGRPHFAQELMALGVCSSMDEAFRVWVGDNGRAYVPKRKLTPERALSILNDIGATSILAHPFALRLNYPETEKVIRRLKDLGLDGMEVYYSEHSEADTKAYGEMADRLGLLKSGGSDFHGANKPDIKLGVGRGNLNLPYDLLEKMKEYRRSKGLPV from the coding sequence ATGAGCATAGATCTGCATACGCATACCACGGCATCGGACGGGACGCTGACGCCCACGGAACTGATTCGGCTGGCTGCCGACAGCGGCCTGGACGCCATCGCCGTGACCGATCACGATACCTTCCAGGGCGTGGCCGAGGCCATGGAGGCGGGCAGGCGGTTCGGGGTCGAGGTCATTCCCGGCACGGAACTGAGCCTGGAATCGCCGGAGGGCGCGGGCTGGATTCACGTGGTCGCCCTGTGGCTGCCGGAAAGGGCCGACGAACTGCAAAAGGCGCTGGATTGGGTCATCGAGGGCCGGGCCGAACGCAACCACAAGATCGTGGACAAGCTGCGCACCCTCGGCGTGAACATTACCTATGAAGCCGTGGCCGCTCGCGCCACGGGAACCATCGGCCGTCCGCATTTCGCCCAGGAGCTGATGGCGTTGGGCGTGTGTTCGTCCATGGATGAAGCCTTTCGTGTATGGGTCGGCGACAACGGGAGGGCCTACGTGCCCAAGCGCAAGCTCACTCCCGAGCGGGCGCTTTCCATCCTCAACGATATAGGGGCCACCTCCATTCTGGCCCACCCGTTCGCCTTGAGGCTGAACTACCCGGAGACCGAGAAGGTTATCCGCCGTCTCAAGGATCTCGGCCTGGACGGCATGGAGGTCTACTATTCCGAACATTCCGAGGCCGACACCAAGGCGTACGGCGAAATGGCCGACCGGCTCGGACTGCTCAAGAGCGGCGGCTCGGACTTCCACGGCGCCAACAAGCCGGATATCAAGCTCGGCGTGGGCCGGGGCAATCTAAATCTTCCCTACGATCTCCTCGAAAAAATGAAGGAATATCGCCGGTCCAAGGGGCTGCCCGTCTAG